A single genomic interval of Lacrimispora sphenoides JCM 1415 harbors:
- a CDS encoding GNAT family N-acetyltransferase, producing MIFLDLNKENVGTAYELFEDAVRTKEVLFCPFESQSDFFKFFMEDQAEEVHKITILEEHGWGFASGCFLSGESRAYLSMIAVKKEMQRQGIGKAMLACLEDRLRKESGVSRIEIVFFNPMTFPWQIPGKKAADHPNAPGVDVGSNAYLFFKNCRYRDYAMQNSYYLDLDDYSEPDFAADIKERLEKEDITIEIYNSDRHYGMEEMIHKFQNPLWERDILGEAAKGENSRPILIAAHNGKVIGFTGPLDVEKSGRGYFCGIGVDPDYRGKRISTILFCRLCISLKKKGADFMSLFTGENNPARNIYEAAGFRIVRTWADMRKEWKDG from the coding sequence ATGATATTTTTGGATCTGAACAAAGAGAATGTAGGAACCGCCTATGAATTGTTTGAAGATGCGGTCCGTACAAAAGAGGTATTGTTCTGTCCCTTTGAAAGCCAGAGTGACTTTTTTAAGTTTTTTATGGAAGACCAGGCAGAAGAAGTGCACAAAATCACCATTCTGGAAGAACACGGCTGGGGATTTGCGTCCGGCTGCTTTTTAAGCGGCGAGAGCAGAGCCTATCTTTCCATGATTGCTGTAAAAAAGGAAATGCAGAGACAGGGAATCGGAAAAGCAATGCTTGCCTGTCTGGAAGACAGACTACGTAAAGAAAGCGGAGTTTCAAGGATAGAAATTGTTTTCTTTAATCCCATGACCTTTCCCTGGCAGATTCCGGGGAAAAAGGCGGCAGATCACCCCAATGCTCCGGGAGTGGACGTGGGTAGTAATGCCTACCTTTTCTTCAAAAACTGCAGGTACCGGGATTATGCCATGCAGAACAGCTATTATTTAGACCTTGATGATTATTCTGAACCTGATTTTGCAGCAGACATCAAAGAAAGGTTGGAAAAAGAGGATATTACCATAGAGATTTATAATTCTGACAGGCATTACGGCATGGAAGAAATGATACATAAGTTCCAAAATCCTTTGTGGGAAAGAGACATTCTGGGGGAGGCGGCAAAGGGAGAAAACAGCCGTCCCATTCTGATCGCAGCACACAATGGCAAAGTGATCGGCTTTACAGGACCGCTGGATGTAGAAAAGAGCGGAAGGGGATATTTTTGCGGAATCGGTGTGGATCCCGATTACCGGGGGAAAAGGATATCAACAATTCTGTTTTGCAGGTTATGCATAAGCCTGAAGAAAAAGGGGGCAGATTTTATGAGCCTTTTTACAGGAGAAAATAATCCGGCAAGAAATATTTATGAAGCTGCAGGTTTCCGGATTGTAAGGACCTGGGCGGATATGAGGAAGGAATGGAAAGACGGATGA
- a CDS encoding 6-phospho-beta-glucosidase, translating into MKKGVKIVAIGGGSSYTPELVDGFLKRYKTLPVKELWLVDIPEGEKKLQIVAEFAMRMVKKAGVPMKIRTTLDRREALPGADFVITQLRVGQLQARVKDERIPLKHGLLGQETNGAGGMFKGMRTIPVILDICKDMEELCPEAWLINFTNPVGMVMEGVNHYSGFRKFIGLCNVPYGMHKAVADQLGRPMEEVNVTMGGLNHMVYVTRVEADGKDITEDVVSHWGEGGVVKNIKAVSWDKDFVKELGVLPCSYHRYYYMAKEYLEEALEKYEKHETRAELVEQVEKKLFELYQDPELDEKPELLSQRGGAYYSDSACNLIHSIYNDKGDIQVVNTVNRGAIKNFKNHEIVEVSCRITKDGPVPVNGVELPWTVNGLLQQIKSFEIAGCRAAITGSPQKALLALMINPLVGSQKEAKAVLYELLEAHKEYLPQFFSHKE; encoded by the coding sequence ATGAAAAAAGGTGTGAAAATCGTAGCAATCGGAGGAGGGTCCAGTTACACACCGGAGCTGGTGGATGGATTTTTAAAAAGGTACAAAACCCTGCCTGTGAAGGAGCTATGGCTGGTGGATATCCCTGAGGGTGAGAAAAAATTACAGATTGTAGCTGAATTTGCAATGCGTATGGTAAAAAAAGCAGGAGTTCCAATGAAAATCCGTACAACACTGGACCGGAGAGAGGCCCTTCCCGGAGCTGATTTTGTCATAACCCAGCTGCGGGTGGGACAGCTGCAGGCAAGAGTGAAAGACGAAAGGATCCCCTTAAAGCACGGACTTCTGGGCCAGGAAACCAATGGTGCAGGCGGTATGTTCAAAGGAATGAGGACCATACCGGTTATTTTGGATATCTGTAAAGACATGGAGGAACTGTGCCCGGAAGCATGGCTGATCAACTTTACAAATCCGGTGGGCATGGTCATGGAGGGAGTAAACCATTACAGCGGTTTCCGGAAGTTCATCGGGCTGTGCAACGTCCCTTACGGAATGCATAAAGCGGTGGCAGATCAGCTTGGAAGGCCTATGGAAGAGGTGAATGTCACCATGGGCGGTCTGAATCATATGGTGTACGTGACCAGAGTGGAGGCAGATGGAAAGGACATAACGGAAGACGTGGTCAGCCATTGGGGGGAAGGCGGCGTTGTGAAAAATATAAAGGCAGTCAGCTGGGACAAAGATTTTGTTAAAGAGCTTGGAGTGCTGCCATGCTCCTATCACAGATATTATTATATGGCAAAAGAATATCTGGAAGAAGCCCTGGAAAAGTATGAAAAACATGAGACAAGAGCAGAGCTTGTGGAACAGGTGGAAAAAAAGCTGTTTGAGCTTTATCAGGACCCTGAATTGGATGAAAAACCGGAATTACTTTCTCAGCGGGGCGGTGCTTATTACAGTGATTCTGCATGTAATCTGATCCATTCCATTTATAATGACAAGGGAGATATTCAGGTAGTAAACACCGTAAACAGAGGAGCCATAAAAAATTTCAAAAATCATGAGATCGTGGAAGTCAGCTGCAGGATAACAAAGGATGGACCGGTTCCGGTAAACGGTGTGGAACTGCCATGGACGGTCAACGGTCTTTTGCAGCAGATCAAATCTTTTGAAATAGCCGGGTGCCGGGCGGCCATAACCGGAAGCCCGCAGAAGGCCCTGCTGGCACTAATGATCAATCCCCTGGTGGGATCCCAGAAAGAAGCAAAGGCCGTGCTTTATGAGCTGCTGGAAGCACATAAAGAATATCTGCCTCAGTTTTTCAGCCATAAGGAGTGA
- a CDS encoding exo-beta-N-acetylmuramidase NamZ domain-containing protein has protein sequence MVKNGIDCVDRWHKVLDGKRLGLITSISGVDRHLNSTIDILHIKYRLTALFGPEHGVRGNVGAGGDVEDYIDTDTGLPVYSLYRKNSKRLTWDMLDKVDAVVYDIQDLGVRYYTFISTMIYALEECARYEKELIILDRYNPLGDLAEGNCLNPGFESFVGAYPLCMRYGLTVGELALMVNEEKNLGCRLTVIPCEGWSRHTMHPETGHVWVMPSPGIPRYETALVYAGTCLFEGTNISEGRGTTAPFEIIGAPFIDAGKLVKHMTEKRLPGVLFSPAYFTPYFSKFKGEACEGIHIHVTDSRAFRSTICGLELLDAIKTIYEDRFSFLDPYKGSTMRMEDLLFGSDQLTKNTSSKEELLAGFERDAKAFSERKKAYHLYK, from the coding sequence ATGGTAAAAAACGGGATCGATTGTGTGGACCGCTGGCATAAGGTTTTAGATGGGAAACGTCTTGGCCTGATCACTTCTATTTCAGGCGTTGACAGGCATTTAAATTCTACCATCGACATACTTCATATAAAATACCGGCTGACAGCCCTGTTTGGACCTGAGCACGGAGTCAGGGGAAATGTTGGCGCAGGCGGTGATGTAGAGGACTACATAGACACGGATACCGGATTGCCGGTATATAGCCTGTACCGTAAAAATTCAAAGAGGCTGACCTGGGATATGTTAGATAAAGTGGATGCCGTAGTATATGATATTCAGGATCTTGGGGTGAGATATTACACCTTTATATCAACGATGATCTATGCGTTGGAAGAGTGCGCTAGATATGAAAAAGAGCTTATTATACTGGACCGGTATAATCCTCTGGGGGATCTGGCGGAGGGCAACTGCTTAAACCCCGGATTTGAAAGCTTTGTAGGGGCTTATCCTCTGTGTATGCGCTATGGTCTTACGGTGGGAGAGCTGGCCCTTATGGTAAATGAGGAGAAAAACCTTGGATGCCGGCTGACGGTAATTCCCTGTGAGGGATGGAGCAGGCATACCATGCATCCGGAGACCGGTCATGTGTGGGTGATGCCAAGCCCGGGAATTCCAAGATATGAAACTGCCCTGGTATATGCGGGAACCTGCCTTTTTGAAGGAACAAATATATCAGAAGGAAGGGGAACTACGGCACCTTTTGAAATAATCGGTGCGCCATTTATAGATGCAGGTAAGCTTGTAAAGCATATGACAGAAAAAAGACTTCCAGGCGTGTTGTTTTCCCCGGCTTATTTTACACCCTATTTTTCAAAGTTTAAGGGAGAAGCCTGCGAAGGAATCCATATTCATGTTACGGACAGCCGGGCCTTCCGGTCCACGATCTGCGGTCTGGAGCTTCTTGATGCAATAAAGACCATTTATGAAGACCGCTTTTCTTTTCTGGATCCTTATAAGGGAAGCACCATGCGGATGGAAGATCTTTTGTTCGGATCAGATCAGCTGACAAAGAATACCTCTTCAAAAGAAGAATTGCTGGCCGGGTTTGAGAGGGATGCAAAAGCGTTTTCAGAGCGCAAAAAAGCATATCATCTTTATAAATGA
- a CDS encoding PIG-L deacetylase family protein, with protein sequence MERRMNGERKCIMAIGGHVGDAELTSGGFLATMALKGYQIVTVALTGGERGNPPDRSVKEYRIQKEMEAVSFAKMLGGEAVVFPYTDGELPDNEEVRFRLCDTIRQYRPAALLTHWKNSMHKDHETTHRIVKDAQFFAGLSGLQRENGAHFAKGPYYAENWEDSVGFEKYIYLEVSKEGFELWKKAIDTHWFAVHSPSFPYKEYYEHLMRVNGCLARTGYAEAFDVDQEQKKVISSEL encoded by the coding sequence ATGGAAAGACGGATGAATGGAGAAAGAAAGTGCATCATGGCAATAGGAGGCCATGTGGGAGATGCAGAGCTGACGAGCGGTGGATTTCTGGCGACTATGGCGCTTAAGGGTTACCAGATCGTTACCGTGGCATTAACCGGCGGGGAAAGAGGGAATCCGCCTGATAGGTCTGTGAAAGAATACAGAATACAAAAAGAAATGGAAGCCGTTTCCTTTGCCAAAATGCTGGGAGGGGAGGCAGTGGTATTCCCTTACACGGATGGAGAATTGCCGGACAATGAGGAGGTAAGGTTCCGGCTTTGTGATACGATCCGGCAATACCGGCCCGCTGCATTGCTGACCCATTGGAAGAACAGCATGCACAAAGATCATGAAACAACCCACAGGATCGTTAAGGATGCCCAGTTTTTCGCAGGACTTTCCGGACTTCAAAGGGAAAACGGCGCTCATTTTGCAAAAGGGCCCTACTATGCGGAAAACTGGGAAGATTCTGTTGGCTTTGAAAAATATATTTATCTGGAAGTATCAAAAGAAGGATTTGAATTATGGAAAAAAGCCATTGACACCCATTGGTTTGCCGTGCACAGTCCATCGTTTCCCTATAAAGAGTATTATGAGCATCTCATGAGAGTAAACGGCTGTCTGGCAAGAACCGGGTACGCAGAGGCATTTGATGTGGATCAGGAACAAAAAAAGGTAATATCATCGGAATTATAA